The following proteins come from a genomic window of Miscanthus floridulus cultivar M001 chromosome 2, ASM1932011v1, whole genome shotgun sequence:
- the LOC136538502 gene encoding membrin-11-like, with product MEYSGGGATLSEMYQSARRLLLSARDGVARVERLASAPTSSSYSSAPLVGGGAAGDPAVAEEVRREVAQIQGLCAQMDRLWRSIPAKGQRDLWKRKVEQLSEEVDSLKETLDKHCLRQKKRILEAKERAELFERANGESSHVLRIFDDEAQAKQSARNSSRMLEEAYETGVAILHKYADQRDRLKSAQRKALDVLNTVGLSNSVLKLIERRHRVDKWIAYAGMIITIVVMIAFWRLTH from the exons ATGGAGTACTCAGGCGGCGGTGCGACGCTGTCGGAGATGTACCAGAGCGCGCGGCGGCTGCTACTCTCGGCGCGCGACGGCGTGGCCCGCGTCGAGCGCCTCGCCTCGGCGCCCACTTCGTCCTCCTACTCCTCGGCGCCGCTCGTAGGGGGCGGCGCTGCGGGGGACCCCGCGGTCGCTGAGGAGGTGCGGCGAGAGGTGGCGCAGATCCAGGGGCTGTGCGCACAGATGGACCGACTATGGCGATCCATCCCCGCCAAGGGCCAGCGGGACCTCTGGAAGAG AAAAGTGGAGCAGCTGTCTGAAGAGGTTGATTCATTGAAGGAAACCCTTGATAAGCATTGTTTGCGTCAGAAAAAACGAATTCTGGAAGCAAAAGAAAGGGCTGAGCTATTTGAGAGAGCT AATGGTGAATCTTCACATGTTCTCCGAATATTTGACGACGAAGCCCAAGCAAAGCAATCAGCTCGTAACTCCTCACGAATGCTTGAAGAAGCTTATGAGACAGGAGTGGCTATCCTTCACAAGTACGCTGACCAGAGGGATCGACTGAAG AGTGCTCAAAGGAAAGCTTTGGATGTCCTGAACACTGTTGGTCTATCAAACTCTGTTTTGAAGCTTATCGAGAGGCGGCACCGTGTGGACAAGTGGATCGCGTATGCTGGTATGATCATCACCATAGTGGTGATGATTGCATTTTGGCGGTTAACGCATTAG